In Priestia megaterium NBRC 15308 = ATCC 14581, the following proteins share a genomic window:
- a CDS encoding YhgE/Pip domain-containing protein: protein MCVFKSFFSQKRFWGSLLGIVIVVMIFSIAFIGSIVNPTPEDLPVALVVNDKGAELPNKTKLNAGEQYKETLLDNKDIPFKWSVIDAREDAISAMNEKKYYATIVIPENMSQQILSLQSPSPQKPEVEVIINQGMHYTAANTTKQVIDQLLSKITGQIQDNVFTQLETNKATITPSQAKLLSSPLLVKNETVNEVGDHTANGNAPVLFTQIIWIAVIISSVIHFIIMKKVTNGRISIRSILAQLVAGFLFATAIASTVLLFTDNVLNVNISDFQATFLFLLFTAFMFYLLQNAILNWLGLVGVPLFILLFLFSIPVLNLPPEFLPTVTQDWFYSWVPFKYSVEGLRNIFYFGGHDIESYLFVLGMIGVASFIIMSLSILKTTSKEKTMVAVEK, encoded by the coding sequence GTGTGCGTATTTAAGAGTTTTTTTTCACAAAAAAGATTTTGGGGGAGCTTACTAGGAATTGTCATTGTCGTTATGATTTTTAGTATTGCTTTCATAGGGTCAATTGTTAATCCCACTCCGGAGGACTTGCCAGTTGCATTAGTAGTAAATGATAAAGGTGCTGAACTGCCTAATAAGACAAAACTGAATGCTGGTGAACAATATAAGGAAACGTTACTAGATAATAAAGATATTCCTTTTAAGTGGTCAGTGATTGACGCAAGAGAAGATGCTATCAGTGCAATGAATGAAAAGAAATACTATGCAACGATTGTGATTCCAGAGAATATGTCTCAACAAATTTTGTCACTTCAATCTCCTTCACCACAAAAGCCAGAAGTAGAGGTAATTATTAATCAAGGAATGCATTACACGGCTGCTAATACAACAAAGCAGGTTATCGATCAATTGCTTTCTAAAATAACTGGGCAAATTCAGGATAATGTTTTTACCCAGTTAGAGACTAATAAAGCTACTATTACTCCTTCGCAAGCTAAACTTTTGAGCAGTCCTTTACTTGTGAAGAATGAAACAGTTAACGAAGTCGGAGATCATACAGCTAATGGAAATGCCCCTGTATTATTTACACAAATAATATGGATCGCAGTCATTATTAGTTCTGTTATTCATTTTATTATTATGAAGAAGGTTACAAATGGGCGTATAAGTATCCGATCTATTTTAGCTCAATTAGTTGCAGGATTCCTATTTGCAACCGCCATTGCTTCTACAGTCCTTTTATTTACCGATAATGTATTAAACGTTAATATATCTGACTTCCAGGCAACATTCTTATTTTTACTATTTACTGCATTTATGTTTTATTTACTTCAAAACGCTATTTTAAATTGGTTAGGATTGGTAGGGGTTCCATTATTCATCTTACTTTTTCTCTTCTCAATTCCGGTATTAAATTTACCTCCAGAGTTTCTACCTACAGTAACTCAAGATTGGTTTTATTCATGGGTTCCTTTTAAATACAGTGTAGAAGGTCTACGTAATATCTTCTACTTTGGAGGGCATGATATTGAAAGCTATTTATTTGTTCTAGGAATGATAGGTGTGGCTTCATTTATAATCATGTCGCTCTCTATACTCAAAACAACAAGTAAAGAAAAAACAATGGTAGCTGTAGAAAAGTAA
- a CDS encoding PCYCGC domain-containing protein produces the protein MHKKSLVVLIMLIVSIVSTACSNSSEETASKEKTNATKKEHQQHSENISRDIKEETASNEVLPEFLKDKSEEMQTIYANAAQNKELLENIPCYCGCGESAGHRNNYDCFIHENIRDGKVIWDDHGTKCGVCLEIAAQSVSDLESGKSIKQIRQSIDEKYKSGYAKPTPTPEV, from the coding sequence TTGCATAAAAAGTCTTTAGTCGTATTAATCATGTTAATAGTAAGCATAGTTTCTACAGCCTGTTCAAATTCAAGCGAAGAAACAGCTAGTAAAGAAAAAACAAATGCTACAAAGAAAGAGCATCAACAACATTCAGAAAACATTAGTCGTGACATAAAGGAAGAAACAGCTAGTAATGAGGTTTTACCTGAATTTTTGAAGGATAAATCAGAAGAGATGCAAACCATTTACGCGAATGCTGCCCAAAACAAAGAGCTACTAGAGAATATTCCATGCTACTGTGGCTGTGGTGAATCGGCGGGGCATAGAAATAACTATGATTGTTTTATCCATGAGAATATAAGAGATGGAAAGGTAATATGGGATGACCATGGAACAAAATGTGGTGTTTGTCTCGAAATAGCAGCTCAATCCGTTTCTGATTTGGAATCTGGTAAATCAATTAAACAAATTCGTCAATCAATTGATGAAAAATATAAAAGTGGTTATGCAAAACCAACGCCAACTCCTGAAGTTTAA
- a CDS encoding AbrB/MazE/SpoVT family DNA-binding domain-containing protein, whose protein sequence is MKKIGLIKGLGKFGRITFPSELRRTLGIKGSESYVEMSIENEAIIIEKCGESKPCAITGKVSDKNKVYIGNIVLSSEGEKILLQQLIDIEKPIE, encoded by the coding sequence ATGAAAAAAATAGGGCTGATTAAAGGTCTGGGTAAATTTGGACGTATCACATTCCCTAGTGAACTACGACGAACCTTAGGGATAAAAGGCAGTGAGAGTTATGTGGAGATGTCTATAGAAAATGAAGCAATAATTATCGAAAAATGTGGCGAAAGTAAACCCTGTGCTATCACTGGTAAGGTAAGTGATAAAAATAAAGTGTATATAGGTAATATCGTGCTAAGCTCAGAAGGAGAAAAGATTTTATTACAACAATTAATTGATATAGAAAAACCGATTGAGTGA
- a CDS encoding APC family permease yields MNHLQRRMGTFSLTMVGLGSIIGSGWLFGAWRAAQIAGPAAIISWIIGMIVILFIGLSYSELGSMFPEAGGMVKYTQYSHGSFLGFIAAWANWIAIVSVIPVEAVASVQYMSSWPWDWAKWTNSLVKNGTLTLPGLGIASVLLLIYFLLNYWTVSLFSKANSLITIFKIVIPGLTIGSLLFAGFHSGNFTSEEGIAPNGWASVLTAVATSGIVFAFNGFQSPINMAGEAKNPGRSIPLAVVGSILIATVIYILLQVAFIGAVDPSMVVHGWSHLNFNSPFADLAIALSINWLVIILYADAFVSPSGTGITYTATTSRMIYGMEKNKYLPGVLGKLHPIYGVPRQAMFFNLAVSFIFLFLFRGWGVLAEIISVATLISYITGPVTAMTLRRTGKELYRPLRLKGLSIIAPLGFIFASLTLYWARWPLTGQVLFIIMMGLPIYFYYQAKLKWKGFQKNFLAGLWMVTYLLCMMVISYLGSEKFGGINVIPYGWDMLIITCLSLVFYVWAVKSGFKTEYLKEATKVNEEMKLRERTIKSQLDKEKAV; encoded by the coding sequence ATGAATCATTTACAGCGTAGGATGGGAACTTTTTCTTTAACAATGGTTGGACTAGGTTCCATCATTGGTTCAGGTTGGTTATTCGGAGCATGGAGAGCAGCCCAAATTGCTGGACCTGCTGCTATTATTTCCTGGATTATCGGTATGATTGTTATTTTATTTATTGGACTTTCTTACAGCGAGCTGGGATCTATGTTTCCGGAAGCAGGAGGTATGGTTAAATATACACAATATTCTCATGGATCGTTTCTTGGATTTATTGCTGCTTGGGCAAACTGGATTGCTATTGTATCTGTTATCCCAGTTGAAGCTGTTGCCTCTGTACAATATATGAGTTCTTGGCCCTGGGACTGGGCAAAGTGGACAAATAGTTTAGTGAAAAACGGCACGCTTACTTTACCTGGATTAGGCATTGCTTCCGTTTTATTACTTATTTATTTCTTATTAAATTATTGGACAGTAAGTCTTTTTTCCAAAGCAAATTCACTCATCACAATCTTTAAGATCGTGATTCCTGGCTTAACAATTGGATCACTTTTATTTGCCGGTTTTCATAGTGGAAATTTTACGTCTGAAGAAGGCATCGCGCCAAATGGTTGGGCAAGCGTACTGACGGCGGTAGCAACGTCCGGTATTGTATTTGCATTTAATGGTTTTCAAAGCCCTATTAATATGGCTGGAGAAGCAAAGAATCCTGGGCGTTCTATTCCATTAGCTGTAGTAGGATCGATTCTAATTGCTACCGTTATTTATATCTTATTACAGGTTGCGTTTATTGGAGCAGTTGACCCTTCTATGGTTGTTCATGGATGGAGTCACCTTAATTTCAACTCTCCATTTGCTGATTTGGCTATTGCTCTAAGTATTAACTGGCTTGTTATTATATTGTACGCTGATGCATTTGTTTCTCCTTCTGGAACGGGAATAACCTATACTGCTACCACATCTCGTATGATATACGGTATGGAAAAGAATAAATATTTACCTGGTGTTTTAGGGAAATTGCACCCTATTTATGGTGTGCCACGTCAAGCAATGTTTTTCAATTTAGCCGTATCATTCATTTTCTTATTTCTATTTAGAGGTTGGGGTGTATTAGCTGAAATTATTTCAGTTGCGACATTAATCTCTTATATTACCGGACCTGTTACAGCCATGACGTTAAGAAGAACGGGAAAAGAGTTGTACAGACCATTACGTCTAAAGGGATTAAGTATTATTGCGCCACTGGGTTTTATATTTGCGTCATTAACTCTGTACTGGGCGAGGTGGCCACTTACAGGACAGGTGTTATTCATTATTATGATGGGTCTTCCTATTTACTTTTATTATCAAGCAAAGTTGAAATGGAAGGGGTTCCAGAAGAACTTCTTAGCTGGACTTTGGATGGTTACTTACTTATTATGTATGATGGTTATTTCATATTTAGGAAGTGAAAAATTTGGTGGAATAAATGTTATTCCATACGGTTGGGACATGCTTATCATTACATGTTTGTCTCTTGTTTTTTATGTTTGGGCTGTAAAGAGTGGATTTAAAACAGAATACCTCAAGGAAGCCACCAAAGTAAATGAAGAAATGAAATTAAGGGAGAGAACAATAAAATCTCAATTAGATAAAGAAAAAGCTGTATAA